One Halobacterium zhouii genomic region harbors:
- a CDS encoding CBS domain-containing protein → MHLPTPQDLRERRTSLELTQSELAERAEVSQPLIARIEGGDVDPRLSTLRRIVEALDEAEGDVVRAQTLMHREVISVAPDDAVSDAVERMQQAGYSQLPVITNGVPVGSISDSDVVHAGEDVGDHPVREVMSESFPTVSEDASLEEISSLLDHYKAVMVTDDGDTVGIITQADVAARVS, encoded by the coding sequence ATGCACTTGCCGACGCCACAGGACCTCCGCGAGCGTCGGACCTCGCTCGAACTCACGCAGAGCGAGCTCGCCGAACGCGCGGAGGTTTCACAGCCGCTCATCGCCCGCATCGAGGGCGGCGACGTCGACCCGCGACTCTCCACGCTCCGGCGCATCGTCGAAGCCCTCGACGAGGCCGAGGGCGACGTGGTCCGCGCGCAGACGCTCATGCACCGCGAGGTCATCAGCGTCGCGCCGGACGACGCCGTCAGCGACGCCGTCGAGCGCATGCAACAGGCGGGCTACTCCCAGCTTCCGGTCATCACGAACGGCGTCCCGGTTGGCTCCATCAGCGATAGCGACGTCGTCCACGCCGGCGAGGACGTCGGCGACCACCCGGTCCGCGAGGTGATGAGCGAGAGCTTCCCGACCGTCTCCGAGGACGCCTCTCTGGAAGAGATTTCGAGCCTGCTCGACCACTACAAGGCCGTGATGGTGACCGACGACGGCGATACAGTCGGCATCATCACGCAGGCGGACGTCGCCGCCCGCGTCAGTTGA
- a CDS encoding dipeptidase, translating into MPDTPHVFDGHNDTLLDLHRRTAGEDVASDEDGSRERSLFESTERGHLDLPRAREANFGGGLFAIFAPNDHDPVVEETEDGYEVTYASAVDHEYAKSFTYDLLADLHRLERESGERDDCVDFRVARSAEDVRACLDGDAVAAVPHLEGAAAVAPDLSNLDFLYAAGVRSIGLTWSRPNEFGRGVPFQYPRSPDTGSGLTDAGHALVDACNERGILVDLAHLNEAGFWDVAERSTDPLVVSHAAVHDICASTRNLTDEQLDAVAASGGIVGITFSASDLRPDGGRATDVPLSVVADHVEYVADRVGVDHVALGSDFDGTAIVDSVGDVTGLPRLFDALRERGFGEDGLEAVARENWLRVLESTWG; encoded by the coding sequence GTGCCCGATACGCCACACGTCTTCGACGGCCACAACGACACGCTGCTCGACCTCCACCGACGCACGGCAGGCGAGGACGTGGCCAGCGACGAGGACGGGTCCCGCGAGCGCTCGCTGTTCGAGTCGACCGAGCGCGGTCACCTTGACCTCCCGCGCGCCCGAGAGGCGAACTTCGGCGGCGGACTGTTCGCCATCTTCGCTCCGAACGACCACGACCCAGTGGTCGAGGAGACAGAGGACGGCTACGAGGTGACGTACGCGTCCGCCGTCGACCACGAGTACGCGAAGTCGTTCACGTACGACCTGCTCGCCGACCTGCACCGACTCGAACGCGAATCCGGCGAGCGAGACGACTGCGTCGACTTCCGGGTGGCGCGCTCCGCCGAGGACGTCCGTGCGTGTCTCGACGGGGACGCCGTCGCCGCCGTCCCACACCTCGAGGGCGCGGCGGCGGTCGCACCCGACCTGTCGAATCTCGACTTCCTCTACGCCGCGGGCGTGCGCTCCATCGGGCTGACGTGGAGTCGCCCGAACGAGTTCGGTCGAGGCGTCCCCTTCCAGTATCCGCGTTCGCCCGACACCGGATCCGGACTCACGGACGCCGGCCACGCGCTCGTCGACGCTTGCAACGAGCGTGGCATCCTCGTGGACCTCGCGCACCTCAACGAGGCCGGTTTCTGGGACGTCGCCGAGCGCTCGACCGACCCGCTGGTCGTCAGCCACGCTGCCGTCCACGATATCTGTGCGTCGACGCGGAACCTCACCGACGAACAACTCGACGCTGTCGCCGCGTCCGGCGGCATCGTAGGCATCACGTTCAGCGCCTCCGACCTCCGCCCCGATGGTGGACGAGCCACGGACGTGCCGCTGTCGGTCGTCGCGGACCACGTCGAGTACGTCGCCGACCGCGTCGGCGTCGACCACGTTGCGCTCGGCTCTGACTTCGATGGGACGGCGATCGTGGACTCTGTCGGCGACGTGACCGGCCTCCCCCGTCTGTTCGACGCGCTCCGGGAACGCGGGTTCGGTGAAGACGGTCTGGAAGCGGTCGCACGAGAGAACTGGCTCCGCGTCCTCGAATCGACGTGGGGGTGA
- a CDS encoding DUF555 domain-containing protein, with protein sequence MSNYVVAMEAAWLVRDVENSDDAIGVAVSEAGKRLNDQDLDYVEVEAGLTACPACNEPLDAAFLAANTALVGLVLELTVFNAEGEEHAERIAKSEVGGALRDVPLEVIEVIEEDEDEDE encoded by the coding sequence ATGAGCAACTACGTCGTTGCGATGGAGGCCGCGTGGCTGGTCCGTGACGTCGAGAACTCCGACGACGCCATCGGCGTCGCCGTGAGCGAGGCTGGTAAGCGACTGAACGATCAGGACCTGGACTACGTCGAGGTGGAGGCGGGGCTCACGGCGTGTCCGGCGTGTAACGAACCGCTGGACGCCGCGTTCCTCGCCGCGAACACCGCGCTCGTCGGCCTCGTCTTGGAACTCACCGTGTTCAACGCGGAGGGTGAGGAGCACGCCGAGCGCATCGCCAAGAGCGAGGTCGGCGGCGCGCTCCGTGACGTCCCCCTGGAGGTCATCGAGGTCATCGAGGAGGACGAAGACGAAGACGAGTGA